The Candidatus Thorarchaeota archaeon genome includes a region encoding these proteins:
- a CDS encoding enoyl-CoA hydratase/isomerase family protein has protein sequence MPEYETMLYSKEGSFLSPVKNTAVIKFNRLDAMNSINDQFIQDLSDALDEAENDDEIRSVVLATAHEKVFCTGADLKMAQGLLETPEEVKELVSQGQQALDKIAKLEKPVIAAIHGLCLGGGTEIALACDIRIADETAKIGTPEVSLGLIPAWGGCVRLPRVVGLGKAMELVLTGGQVSADEALEIGLVSKVTSEEELMSQAMWYGAKLGGNAPIALKLAKKAVHMAFEEDYEDNLEFQVEAAYECFQTEDLAEGIQAVFEKRRGKFKGE, from the coding sequence ATGCCAGAGTACGAAACTATGCTATATAGTAAAGAAGGCAGTTTTCTTTCACCAGTAAAAAATACTGCTGTAATCAAGTTCAATCGACTTGATGCGATGAACTCTATCAATGATCAGTTCATCCAAGATTTGAGTGATGCGCTTGATGAAGCAGAAAACGATGATGAAATTCGCTCAGTTGTACTTGCAACAGCACACGAGAAGGTGTTTTGTACAGGTGCAGACCTGAAAATGGCCCAAGGACTTCTTGAGACTCCCGAGGAGGTTAAGGAGTTAGTTTCTCAAGGACAACAGGCACTCGATAAGATTGCAAAACTGGAGAAGCCGGTTATCGCCGCCATTCACGGTCTGTGTTTGGGCGGTGGAACGGAAATTGCGCTTGCTTGTGATATCAGAATTGCAGATGAGACCGCTAAGATTGGCACTCCTGAAGTGAGTCTTGGCCTCATTCCTGCATGGGGTGGTTGTGTCAGGTTGCCACGTGTTGTTGGACTGGGCAAAGCGATGGAACTCGTTTTGACCGGGGGTCAGGTAAGTGCCGACGAAGCTTTGGAAATCGGACTTGTAAGCAAGGTGACTTCGGAGGAAGAGCTCATGAGTCAGGCGATGTGGTACGGAGCCAAACTAGGTGGAAACGCCCCAATCGCCTTGAAGCTCGCAAAGAAAGCTGTACACATGGCCTTCGAAGAGGATTACGAAGACAACCTTGAATTCCAAGTCGAAGCGGCATACGAATGCTTCCAGACTGAGGATCTCGCAGAAGGTATCCAAGCAGTCTTCGAGAAACGGCGAGGCAAGTTCAAAGGGGAATAA
- a CDS encoding thiolase domain-containing protein has protein sequence MMARKVGVVAAGHAKFGKRLDATMRELSAEAYKPIYDAGITQDMIDATVLSYAASQFTGQGAGSALIADYLGLHDKPHLRVESACTTGTASLRAAWGMVSAGLYDTMLVLGVEQMNRVSSAKATEYMSQAGDMRWEYPYGISFPAFYALMASRYMAEYDLPHEVLSKISVKSHHYGAQNPYAHLPRTVTVEEAHNSVPITRPLNLYDCSLISDGAAAVIIAAEEKAKELTDEPMWIKGIGAGASSMMIQDRDSLTSIPGAKTAAKAAYEMAGVGPEDIDMAQVHDCFTIAELIAYEDLGFAEPGEGRELIENKEVYHDGAIPVNCDGGLKSKGHPLGATGVSMVYEIYSQMRGEAKEPSRQIDDVQIGLAHNVGQSGQFVNIFILERGW, from the coding sequence ATGATGGCGAGAAAAGTTGGTGTAGTCGCGGCCGGCCATGCGAAATTTGGCAAACGGCTAGACGCGACAATGAGAGAGCTCAGTGCTGAGGCGTACAAACCTATCTATGATGCAGGTATAACTCAGGACATGATTGATGCAACCGTCTTGTCCTATGCTGCTTCTCAGTTCACAGGACAAGGAGCAGGTTCAGCCCTGATTGCAGATTACTTGGGACTACATGACAAACCACATCTCAGGGTAGAATCTGCATGTACGACAGGTACGGCGTCCCTGAGGGCCGCCTGGGGGATGGTTTCAGCTGGTCTGTACGATACTATGTTAGTGCTGGGAGTAGAGCAGATGAACCGAGTGTCTTCCGCTAAGGCAACAGAATATATGTCCCAGGCTGGTGACATGCGCTGGGAATATCCATATGGTATCAGTTTCCCTGCGTTTTACGCGTTGATGGCTTCACGCTATATGGCTGAATATGATTTGCCCCATGAAGTGCTATCGAAAATCTCAGTCAAAAGCCATCACTATGGTGCTCAAAACCCATATGCACATCTACCACGGACGGTGACAGTAGAGGAAGCACATAATTCGGTCCCAATAACCCGTCCGCTGAATCTCTACGATTGTTCACTCATTTCTGACGGGGCTGCAGCTGTTATAATAGCCGCAGAAGAAAAAGCCAAGGAATTGACTGATGAACCAATGTGGATCAAGGGTATTGGTGCAGGGGCGTCGAGTATGATGATACAAGACCGTGACAGCCTTACTTCGATACCTGGAGCAAAAACTGCAGCGAAGGCTGCTTATGAGATGGCAGGTGTGGGCCCTGAGGACATTGATATGGCCCAGGTTCATGACTGCTTCACCATCGCGGAACTCATTGCTTATGAAGACCTTGGGTTCGCTGAGCCAGGTGAAGGTCGCGAGCTCATCGAGAACAAAGAGGTCTATCACGACGGTGCTATCCCAGTCAACTGTGATGGCGGCCTGAAAAGCAAAGGGCACCCACTAGGAGCAACGGGAGTGAGTATGGTTTATGAAATATATAGCCAGATGCGTGGTGAGGCTAAAGAACCTTCACGACAAATCGATGATGTCCAGATTGGTCTAGCACATAACGTTGGACAAAGCGGGCAGTTCGTTAATATCTTTATATTAGAGCGTGGTTGGTAA
- a CDS encoding OB-fold domain-containing protein — MAATDEVYLGYTTDEATTPFFREFLDALAEETLMKSVCTECGREYLPPREYCQDDLSKCELKEFKEREAKLYSYTIVDFAPETLSSKAPYVVGIGEFPSGLRLTAHITNLMSVPEVGMDMKLAFDEVDERLVTYKWLV; from the coding sequence ATGGCGGCAACAGACGAAGTATATCTCGGATACACGACTGATGAAGCGACGACACCCTTCTTCAGGGAGTTCTTGGATGCGCTTGCAGAAGAAACCCTCATGAAGAGTGTCTGTACTGAATGTGGACGTGAGTACCTCCCTCCAAGGGAGTACTGTCAAGACGATTTGAGTAAATGCGAGCTCAAGGAATTTAAGGAACGGGAGGCCAAACTCTATAGTTATACTATAGTTGATTTTGCTCCTGAAACACTCTCATCCAAAGCACCTTACGTTGTTGGTATCGGAGAGTTCCCATCTGGACTCCGCCTTACAGCTCATATCACTAACTTGATGAGTGTGCCTGAAGTCGGTATGGATATGAAACTGGCCTTTGATGAGGTGGATGAGCGACTCGTTACTTACAAATGGCTAGTCTAA
- a CDS encoding cysteine hydrolase, protein MTLVETIDSDKTAVIIVDMLNDFVRPNGALPVPGAENLIPNQQRILEKAREEGLFVVYIADHHMPDDEEFDVWGAHAVEGTKGAQVIDEIAPKENEKVIPKRRYSGFFGTDLDLTLREHDIEQVIIFGVLTDICVNYTSAGATARGYEAIVVSDAVSSNDEEDHRFALKHMQKVHDTEVVTTEELLAAMS, encoded by the coding sequence ATGACATTGGTAGAAACGATTGATTCAGATAAGACAGCCGTAATCATTGTAGATATGCTCAATGACTTTGTGAGACCAAACGGTGCTCTTCCTGTGCCTGGAGCCGAAAATCTGATTCCAAACCAACAGAGAATTCTTGAGAAGGCAAGAGAAGAGGGACTCTTCGTCGTATATATTGCAGATCACCACATGCCAGATGATGAAGAATTCGATGTCTGGGGTGCGCATGCAGTGGAAGGCACGAAAGGTGCACAAGTTATTGACGAAATAGCACCAAAGGAGAACGAGAAAGTTATTCCAAAACGGAGATATTCAGGATTCTTCGGTACGGATCTAGATTTGACGCTCCGTGAACATGACATCGAGCAGGTCATAATTTTTGGTGTATTGACCGACATATGCGTCAACTACACATCAGCCGGAGCGACAGCACGGGGCTATGAGGCGATTGTTGTCAGTGATGCTGTCTCCAGTAACGATGAAGAAGACCACAGATTTGCGTTGAAGCATATGCAGAAAGTCCACGATACTGAAGTAGTGACTACCGAAGAACTCTTGGCCGCCATGAGCTAA